In the Chroococcidiopsis sp. SAG 2025 genome, one interval contains:
- a CDS encoding alr0857 family protein yields MLKLNYTETGFHLEHLTQSLEEWLAMRAIFALRVGESICIEPSTASFLLPVDLPQLNSLATAIERYGTDEVALEKCDAEYVEICLQGFWLASDAENAAGVFVTSLSYAIELLLFHLWQESQMSAAMSDR; encoded by the coding sequence ATGCTGAAATTGAATTACACTGAAACTGGTTTTCACTTAGAGCATTTGACTCAATCCTTAGAAGAGTGGCTTGCAATGCGAGCCATATTCGCCCTGCGCGTAGGCGAATCCATTTGCATAGAACCTAGCACAGCTTCATTTCTTTTACCTGTCGATTTACCACAGTTGAATTCACTCGCAACCGCAATCGAACGATATGGGACAGATGAAGTTGCATTAGAAAAGTGCGACGCAGAATATGTGGAAATCTGCTTGCAAGGATTTTGGTTAGCATCTGATGCTGAGAATGCCGCAGGCGTGTTTGTCACATCTTTGTCTTACGCGATCGAGTTGTTGTTATTTCATTTGTGGCAAGAATCTCAAATGAGCGCTGCAATGAGCGATCGCTAG
- a CDS encoding AAA family ATPase — MYKKQKEPNLLGAGWQPLNRNIDLNYLWETWSNNPWEVSHKAMNVVSYIADALGREHYAWWANFLNLFYESTREEIDEFWNFITPEPLTPDNRYRDTLSVETPVVKSVSRDLIPLEQVLLKLQEMTIFRLLSFLGRPELIMQYSTGKYFYYPPEKFVEWNKLKSIGSIFAYWSEHEIWLRIDPLYSMDRDRRYTIMAKKLAPLVNKVTYDLAVMLSGYQSRIGQVHSQFAINSFPADVQSFTDAVQEKVFTQNQLAVLVYGNPGTGKTVWAQAVAKEILAPLGYIIFILDHAAVENFVPPSYLERVCIIINEADNLAPDRSTEIAQSNYKTERILSLLDGTLYQSVIDESGIQEQQKLVVLMTCNTTERLDPAMLRKGRIDLMCEFAHQFV; from the coding sequence ATGTACAAAAAGCAAAAAGAACCTAACTTATTAGGTGCTGGCTGGCAACCCCTAAATCGAAATATCGATCTAAATTATCTTTGGGAAACTTGGTCGAATAATCCGTGGGAAGTGTCTCACAAAGCTATGAATGTAGTCAGCTATATTGCTGATGCACTCGGTCGAGAACACTATGCTTGGTGGGCAAATTTCTTAAACTTATTTTACGAAAGTACGCGAGAAGAAATTGATGAGTTCTGGAACTTCATCACGCCCGAACCACTTACGCCAGATAATCGATATAGAGATACTTTATCGGTTGAAACACCTGTTGTTAAGTCAGTATCACGCGATTTAATTCCGCTCGAACAAGTTCTGTTAAAACTACAAGAGATGACTATTTTTAGACTCTTAAGTTTTTTAGGTCGTCCAGAGCTAATTATGCAGTACAGTACTGGAAAATATTTCTATTACCCACCAGAAAAATTTGTTGAATGGAATAAACTTAAAAGTATCGGTAGTATTTTCGCGTATTGGTCGGAACATGAAATTTGGCTGAGAATCGATCCGTTGTATAGTATGGATCGCGATCGCCGTTATACTATAATGGCAAAGAAACTCGCACCATTAGTAAATAAAGTCACTTACGATCTTGCCGTGATGTTAAGTGGCTACCAAAGCCGGATCGGACAAGTTCACAGCCAATTTGCGATTAATTCTTTTCCGGCTGACGTACAAAGTTTTACTGATGCCGTTCAAGAGAAAGTTTTTACCCAAAACCAATTGGCTGTATTAGTGTATGGTAATCCTGGTACGGGGAAAACGGTTTGGGCGCAAGCCGTAGCAAAAGAAATTCTCGCACCACTGGGATATATTATTTTTATCCTCGACCACGCAGCGGTAGAGAATTTCGTTCCGCCTAGTTATTTGGAACGAGTTTGCATCATTATTAACGAGGCTGATAACTTAGCTCCCGATCGCTCTACAGAAATCGCTCAATCAAATTATAAGACCGAGCGGATTCTCAGCTTACTCGATGGCACGTTGTATCAAAGTGTCATTGATGAATCGGGCATTCAGGAGCAACAAAAGTTAGTCGTGTTGATGACTTGCAATACGACAGAAAGATTAGATCCGGCAATGTTACGCAAAGGAAGGATAGATTTGATGTGCGAGTTCGCGCACCAATTCGTGTAA
- a CDS encoding S-methyl-5'-thioadenosine phosphorylase — MAEAKIGIIGGSGLYKMEALQDVEEVQVDTPFGAPSDALIVGTIEGSRVAFLARHGRNHTLLPSELPFRANIYAMKQLGVEYIISASAVGSLKEEAKPLDMVVPDQFIDRTKNRISTFFGEGIVAHIAFADPVCDRLAGVVAEAIASLNLSDVTLHRGGTYVCMEGPAFSTKAESHLYRSWGATVIGMTNLPEAKLAREAEIAYATLALVTDYDCWHPDHDSVTVEMVIANLQRNAKNAQMVIQETVRRLSKNPPASEAHSALKYAILTPLNKVPVATQEKLGLLLKKYL; from the coding sequence ATACGCCTTTTGGTGCGCCCTCAGATGCATTAATTGTGGGAACCATAGAAGGATCGCGGGTAGCCTTTCTCGCCCGTCACGGTCGCAATCATACGCTTTTACCTTCAGAATTACCTTTTCGTGCCAACATCTACGCGATGAAACAGTTAGGCGTAGAATACATCATCTCTGCGTCTGCTGTTGGTTCTTTGAAGGAGGAAGCGAAACCTTTAGATATGGTCGTACCCGATCAATTTATCGATCGCACGAAAAATCGTATCTCGACTTTCTTTGGCGAGGGAATCGTCGCCCATATTGCTTTTGCCGATCCAGTATGCGATCGGCTAGCGGGAGTTGTAGCTGAGGCGATCGCCAGTCTCAATCTTTCAGATGTTACCTTACATCGTGGCGGAACTTACGTTTGCATGGAGGGTCCAGCCTTTTCTACCAAAGCAGAATCCCACCTGTACCGTAGTTGGGGTGCAACGGTTATCGGTATGACCAACTTACCAGAGGCAAAGTTAGCCAGAGAAGCAGAAATTGCCTACGCTACCCTAGCCCTGGTAACAGATTATGACTGCTGGCATCCAGACCATGATAGCGTTACCGTCGAGATGGTAATTGCTAACCTGCAACGTAATGCCAAGAATGCCCAGATGGTGATTCAAGAAACGGTACGGCGCTTGAGTAAAAATCCTCCTGCCTCAGAAGCGCACTCCGCTTTAAAGTATGCTATTCTTACACCCCTGAATAAAGTGCCTGTGGCAACTCAAGAAAAGTTGGGACTGTTGTTGAAGAAATATCTATGA